One stretch of Ipomoea triloba cultivar NCNSP0323 chromosome 8, ASM357664v1 DNA includes these proteins:
- the LOC116027748 gene encoding purine permease 1-like yields the protein MSVNNKGNYGAGKLILLLLNCALLAIGNCGGPLTMRLYFLRGGKRIWFSSWINTGGWPVTFLPLAAAYFHRRRRAATAKRVLMTRRLFGASAAIGVINGLDSYLYAYGMAKLPVSTQSLIYATQLAFTAAFAFLLVRQRFTAFTLAAVALLTAGAGILADGAGRPAGEASREYIIGFVVTVLAAALYGFILPLIELTYVKARQAITYSLVLEIQVVMCFFSTAFCTAGMLVNKDFQAIPREAREFELGKYKYYIVVACSAVVWQFFFIGAVGVICYGSSLWSGVIVAATLSVTEVFAVVFYGEKFQIQKAISLALSLFGFIAYFYGEMKSSSNKDQDLQIPIPENI from the exons ATGTCAGTAAATAATAAAGGTAACTACGGCGCCGGAAAActcatcctcctcctcctcaacTGCGCTCTCCTAGCGATCGGCAACTGCGGCGGCCCGTTAACCATGCGCCTCTACTTCCTCCGCGGCGGCAAGCGGATATGGTTCTCCAGCTGGATCAACACCGGCGGCTGGCCGGTCACGTTCCTCCCACTCGCCGCCGCGTACTTCCACCGCCGCCGACGCGCCGCCACCGCCAAGCGCGTCCTCATGACGCGCCGCCTATTCGGCGCGTCCGCCGCCATCGGCGTGATCAACGGCCTCGATTCCTACCTCTACGCCTACGGCATGGCGAAGCTCCCCGTCTCCACCCAGTCGCTCATCTACGCCACCCAGCTCGCCTTCACCGCCGCCTTCGCTTTCCTCCTCGTCCGCCAGCGCTTCACGGCGTTCACCCTCGCCGCCGTCGCGCTTCTCACCGCCGGCGCCGGGATCCTCGCCGACGGCGCCGGCCGGCCCGCCGGCGAGGCGAGTAGAGAGTATATTATCGGGTTTGTTGTGACGGTTTTGGCGGCGGCGCTTTACGGGTTTATTCTGCCGTTGATTGAGTTGACTTACGTGAAGGCGAGGCAGGCGATCACGTATAGTTTGGTTCTGGAGATTCAGGTGGTGATGTGTTTCTTCTCCACCGCGTTTTGTACGGCGGGGATGCTGGTCAACAAGGATTTCCAG GCGATCCCGAGGGAGGCAAGAGAGTTTGAACTGGGTAAATATAAGTACTATATTGTGGTAGCATGCAGCGCCGTGGTTTGGCAATTCTTCTTCATCGGCGCCGTCGGGGTCATCTGCTACGGCTCCTCGTTGTGGTCGGGCGTTATAGTCGCCGCCACCCTTTCCGTCACCGAGGTATTCGCCGTCGTCTTCTACGGCGAGAAGTTCCAAATCCAAAAGGCCATTTCTCTTGCCCTTTCCCTTTTCGGATTTATTGCCTACTTCTATGGGGAAATGAAAAGTAGCAGCAACAAAGATCAGGACCTTCAAATTCCAATTCCGGAAAATATATGA
- the LOC116027333 gene encoding pentatricopeptide repeat-containing protein At5g27460 isoform X2, with protein MAAVRRIFLSLRSVDIACVATSWRHISSSSLQIRETAPYRVRRGAGDELRSWIFNSVCSRRSTTAVLQNWVDDGRRISVSELRRISRQLMKRRRFESALEILMWMETQDNSWMCVADYAIRLELTIKIHGLEGAEEYFDKLPGSVSKKASCLPLLRYYAKERDTGKAEALMAKMNGMGLAVTTQPFNEMMKLYMATSQYTKVPSVILQMKHNCIPLNVLSYNLWMRAYGDLSDIESVETVYKEMMNDPHVGVGWSSLCTLANVYQKAGLIHKAILVLRVAEKKLSDCNRLAYFFIITLYTSLNNKEGVLRLWEASKAVKGRMTCANYMCMLSSLVKLGEIEDAQNIFEEWESQCRTYDVRVPNILLGAYMRNGLTEKAELLYLRTLEKGGVPNYKTWEILMEGWVRSRNIEKAIDAMQRALAMSKDCDWRPSPSIVVTIANYLQKSENFEEAVQYLRVLRKFNLASLPVYKSLLRMQTCSHKSAEKLLELMQKDGINMDDETRGLVQTSSNSREGY; from the exons ATGGCAGCGGTTCGCCggatctttctctctctaagaAG TGTCGACATTGCTTGTGTGGCTACTTCATGGAGGCACATATCTTCAAGTTCCTTACAGATTAGGGAAACGGCTCCGTATAGAGTCCGCCGCGGCGCCGGCGACGAGCTCAGGAGCTGGATTTTCAATAGCGTATGCTCACGGAGGAGTACGACTGCTGTGCTCCAGAATTGGGTGGATGATGGGCGAAGGATTTCGGTATCCGAGCTCCGGCGTATCTCCAGGCAGCTTATGAAACGCCGCCGTTTTGAATCCGCTCTTGAg ATACTAATGTGGATGGAAACTCAAGATAATTCTTGGATGTGTGTTGCTGACTATGCAATCAGATTGgaattaacaattaaaattcATGGTTTGGAAGGTGCTGAagaatattttgataaattgcCAGGCTCCGTTTCGAAGAAGGCTTCTTGTCTTCCTCTTCTTCGTTATTATGCTAAAGAAAGGGACACTGGGAAGGCAGAAGCTCTGATGGCAAAGATGAATGGCATGGGGTTGGCTGTGACCACTCAGCCCTTTAATGAGATGATGAAGCTCTATATGGCTACTTCTCAGTACACTAAAGTACCATCTGTCATCCTGCAAATGAAGCACAACTGTATACCGCTAAATGTGCTCTCCTATAACCTTTGGATGAGAGCATATGGAGATCTGAGTGACATTGAATCAGTGGAGACTGTGTATAAAGAAATGATGAATGATCCACATGTTGGCGTAGGATGGAGCAGTTTGTGCACATTAGCTAACGTCTACCAAAAAGCGGGACTTATCCACAAGGCTATTTTGGTCCTAAGAGTTGCTGAAAAGAAATTGTCCGACTGTAACCGCCTtgcttatttctttattattacgCTATACACTTCTTTAAACAATAAGGAAGGAGTACTTCGGCTTTGGGAAGCTTCTAAAGCTGTAAAAGGCCGAATGACTTGTGCCAATTACATGTGTATGTTGTCATCTTTGGTAAAGCTTGGTGAGATTGAGGATGCTCagaatatttttgaagaatggGAGTCTCAGTGTAGGACTTATGATGTCAGAGTCCCCAACATTCTTCTCGGTGCATACATGAGGAATGGACTAACGGAGAAAGCTGAGTTATTATATCTTCGCACATTGGAGAAAGGCGGAGTTCCAAATTATAAGACCTGGGAAATACTGATGGAAGGATGGGTTAGAAGTCGGAATATAGAGAAAGCTATCGATGCCATGCAAAGAGCTCTTGCCATGTCGAAAGACTGTGATTGGAGGCCATCACCTAGTATTGTAGTGACCATTGCGAACTACCTGCAGAAGAGTGAAAATTTTGAAGAGGCTGTACAATATCTTCGAGTTCTCAGAAAATTCAATCTTGCTAGCCTTCCAGTTTACAAATCATTGCTTAGGATGCAAACATGCAGTCACAAATCAGCTGAAAAACTTCTTGAGCTGATGCAAAAGGATGGAATCAATATGGATGATGAGACTCGTGGTCTGGTTCAGACATCAAG
- the LOC116027933 gene encoding purine permease 3-like: protein MEASEGKGSMRMSRRRLFLFLNGTMMCIGSCGGPLLVRLYFIRGGDRIWFSTWISTAGWPITFIPLAAAYYTRRRTTTTKTNFFTITRNITLVGAALGVLLGIINYLYTYGISKLPVSTSSLIVASQLAFTAGAAFVLVKQRFTAFTMNAVVLLTIGAGVLAVGSSGDRPAGESKKEYVAAFLMTFAAAALYGALLPCIELTYIKARQCLSYTLVLEFQMVMSLFATAFCTVGMLVNKDFQAISREGRGFEIGEAKYYVVVVFSALIWQIYFIGAAGAICYGSSLLSGIIAAASLSLTEVLAVVVYGEKFGPEKGISLALSLWGFVSYFYGEVKNGDNNNKKEELQVQVNNMEANETLPM, encoded by the exons ATGGAAGCATCTGAAGGGAAGGGAAGTATGAGGATGAGTAGGAGGAGGCTATTCCTCTTCCTCAACGGCACTATGATGTGCATCGGCAGCTGCGGCGGCCCTCTCCTCGTCCGCCTCTACTTCATCCGCGGCGGCGATAGAATATGGTTCTCCACGTGGATTTCCACCGCGGGATGGCCCATCACCTTCATCCCACTCGCGGCGGCCTACTACACGCGCCGCCGCACCACCACAACAAAAACAAACTTTTTCACGATTACTCGAAATATAACTTTGGTGGGAGCGGCCCTGGGCGTCCTGCTCGGCATAATCAACTACCTCTACACTTATGGCATCTCGAAGCTCCCCGTGTCCACGTCATCTCTCATCGTGGCGTCCCAGCTGGCGTTCACAGCTGGCGCCGCGTTCGTCCTGGTGAAGCAGCGGTTCACGGCGTTCACGATGAACGCGGTCGTGCTGTTGACCATTGGAGCTGGGGTGCTGGCTGTGGGGTCCAGCGGAGACCGCCCCGCCGGGGAGTCGAAAAAGGAGTACGTGGCAGCGTTTCTGATGACCTTTGCGGCGGCGGCTTTGTACGGGGCTCTTCTGCCGTGTATAGAGTTGACTTACATCAAGGCAAGGCAGTGTTTAAGCTATACTTTGGTTTTGGAGTTTCAGATGGTTATGTCCCTCTTTGCCACTGCTTTTTGTACCGTTGGAATGCTGGTAAACAAAGATTTCCAG GCAATTTCTAGGGAAGGCAGAGGATTTGAGATAGGAGAAGCAAAATACTATGTGGTTGTAGTGTTCAGTGCCCTTATTTGGCAGATATACTTCATCGGAGCCGCCGGAGCCATCTGCTACGGATCGTCTTTGCTCTCCGGCATTATCGCTGCCGCATCACTATCTCTGACGGAGGTGTTGGCGGTGGTAGTTTACGGCGAAAAATTTGGGCCGGAAAAGGGGATTTCACTGGCGCTTTCGCTCTGGGGATTTGTATCTTACTTCTATGGAGAAGTGAAGAatggtgataataataataagaaagagGAACTGCAAGTTCAAGTAAATAATATGGAAGCAAATGAAACTCTTCCTATGTAA
- the LOC116027333 gene encoding pentatricopeptide repeat-containing protein At5g27460 isoform X3 yields MAAVRRIFLSLRSVDIACVATSWRHISSSSLQIRETAPYRVRRGAGDELRSWIFNSVCSRRSTTAVLQNWVDDGRRISVSELRRISRQLMKRRRFESALEILMWMETQDNSWMCVADYAIRLELTIKIHGLEGAEEYFDKLPGSVSKKASCLPLLRYYAKERDTGKAEALMAKMNGMGLAVTTQPFNEMMKLYMATSQYTKVPSVILQMKHNCIPLNVLSYNLWMRAYGDLSDIESVETVYKEMMNDPHVGVGWSSLCTLANVYQKAGLIHKAILVLRVAEKKLSDCNRLAYFFIITLYTSLNNKEGVLRLWEASKAVKGRMTCANYMCMLSSLVKLGEIEDAQNIFEEWESQCRTYDVRVPNILLGAYMRNGLTEKAELLYLRTLEKGGVPNYKTWEILMEGWVRSRNIEKAIDAMQRALAMSKDCDWRPSPSIVVTIANYLQKSENFEEAVQYLRVLRKFNLASLPVYKSLLRMQTCSHKSAEKLLELMQKDGINMDDETRGLVQTSREGY; encoded by the exons ATGGCAGCGGTTCGCCggatctttctctctctaagaAG TGTCGACATTGCTTGTGTGGCTACTTCATGGAGGCACATATCTTCAAGTTCCTTACAGATTAGGGAAACGGCTCCGTATAGAGTCCGCCGCGGCGCCGGCGACGAGCTCAGGAGCTGGATTTTCAATAGCGTATGCTCACGGAGGAGTACGACTGCTGTGCTCCAGAATTGGGTGGATGATGGGCGAAGGATTTCGGTATCCGAGCTCCGGCGTATCTCCAGGCAGCTTATGAAACGCCGCCGTTTTGAATCCGCTCTTGAg ATACTAATGTGGATGGAAACTCAAGATAATTCTTGGATGTGTGTTGCTGACTATGCAATCAGATTGgaattaacaattaaaattcATGGTTTGGAAGGTGCTGAagaatattttgataaattgcCAGGCTCCGTTTCGAAGAAGGCTTCTTGTCTTCCTCTTCTTCGTTATTATGCTAAAGAAAGGGACACTGGGAAGGCAGAAGCTCTGATGGCAAAGATGAATGGCATGGGGTTGGCTGTGACCACTCAGCCCTTTAATGAGATGATGAAGCTCTATATGGCTACTTCTCAGTACACTAAAGTACCATCTGTCATCCTGCAAATGAAGCACAACTGTATACCGCTAAATGTGCTCTCCTATAACCTTTGGATGAGAGCATATGGAGATCTGAGTGACATTGAATCAGTGGAGACTGTGTATAAAGAAATGATGAATGATCCACATGTTGGCGTAGGATGGAGCAGTTTGTGCACATTAGCTAACGTCTACCAAAAAGCGGGACTTATCCACAAGGCTATTTTGGTCCTAAGAGTTGCTGAAAAGAAATTGTCCGACTGTAACCGCCTtgcttatttctttattattacgCTATACACTTCTTTAAACAATAAGGAAGGAGTACTTCGGCTTTGGGAAGCTTCTAAAGCTGTAAAAGGCCGAATGACTTGTGCCAATTACATGTGTATGTTGTCATCTTTGGTAAAGCTTGGTGAGATTGAGGATGCTCagaatatttttgaagaatggGAGTCTCAGTGTAGGACTTATGATGTCAGAGTCCCCAACATTCTTCTCGGTGCATACATGAGGAATGGACTAACGGAGAAAGCTGAGTTATTATATCTTCGCACATTGGAGAAAGGCGGAGTTCCAAATTATAAGACCTGGGAAATACTGATGGAAGGATGGGTTAGAAGTCGGAATATAGAGAAAGCTATCGATGCCATGCAAAGAGCTCTTGCCATGTCGAAAGACTGTGATTGGAGGCCATCACCTAGTATTGTAGTGACCATTGCGAACTACCTGCAGAAGAGTGAAAATTTTGAAGAGGCTGTACAATATCTTCGAGTTCTCAGAAAATTCAATCTTGCTAGCCTTCCAGTTTACAAATCATTGCTTAGGATGCAAACATGCAGTCACAAATCAGCTGAAAAACTTCTTGAGCTGATGCAAAAGGATGGAATCAATATGGATGATGAGACTCGTGGTCTGGTTCAGACATCAAG
- the LOC116027333 gene encoding pentatricopeptide repeat-containing protein At5g27460 isoform X1 codes for MAAVRRIFLSLRSVDIACVATSWRHISSSSLQIRETAPYRVRRGAGDELRSWIFNSVCSRRSTTAVLQNWVDDGRRISVSELRRISRQLMKRRRFESALEILMWMETQDNSWMCVADYAIRLELTIKIHGLEGAEEYFDKLPGSVSKKASCLPLLRYYAKERDTGKAEALMAKMNGMGLAVTTQPFNEMMKLYMATSQYTKVPSVILQMKHNCIPLNVLSYNLWMRAYGDLSDIESVETVYKEMMNDPHVGVGWSSLCTLANVYQKAGLIHKAILVLRVAEKKLSDCNRLAYFFIITLYTSLNNKEGVLRLWEASKAVKGRMTCANYMCMLSSLVKLGEIEDAQNIFEEWESQCRTYDVRVPNILLGAYMRNGLTEKAELLYLRTLEKGGVPNYKTWEILMEGWVRSRNIEKAIDAMQRALAMSKDCDWRPSPSIVVTIANYLQKSENFEEAVQYLRVLRKFNLASLPVYKSLLRMQTCSHKSAEKLLELMQKDGINMDDETRGLVQTSRSNSREGY; via the exons ATGGCAGCGGTTCGCCggatctttctctctctaagaAG TGTCGACATTGCTTGTGTGGCTACTTCATGGAGGCACATATCTTCAAGTTCCTTACAGATTAGGGAAACGGCTCCGTATAGAGTCCGCCGCGGCGCCGGCGACGAGCTCAGGAGCTGGATTTTCAATAGCGTATGCTCACGGAGGAGTACGACTGCTGTGCTCCAGAATTGGGTGGATGATGGGCGAAGGATTTCGGTATCCGAGCTCCGGCGTATCTCCAGGCAGCTTATGAAACGCCGCCGTTTTGAATCCGCTCTTGAg ATACTAATGTGGATGGAAACTCAAGATAATTCTTGGATGTGTGTTGCTGACTATGCAATCAGATTGgaattaacaattaaaattcATGGTTTGGAAGGTGCTGAagaatattttgataaattgcCAGGCTCCGTTTCGAAGAAGGCTTCTTGTCTTCCTCTTCTTCGTTATTATGCTAAAGAAAGGGACACTGGGAAGGCAGAAGCTCTGATGGCAAAGATGAATGGCATGGGGTTGGCTGTGACCACTCAGCCCTTTAATGAGATGATGAAGCTCTATATGGCTACTTCTCAGTACACTAAAGTACCATCTGTCATCCTGCAAATGAAGCACAACTGTATACCGCTAAATGTGCTCTCCTATAACCTTTGGATGAGAGCATATGGAGATCTGAGTGACATTGAATCAGTGGAGACTGTGTATAAAGAAATGATGAATGATCCACATGTTGGCGTAGGATGGAGCAGTTTGTGCACATTAGCTAACGTCTACCAAAAAGCGGGACTTATCCACAAGGCTATTTTGGTCCTAAGAGTTGCTGAAAAGAAATTGTCCGACTGTAACCGCCTtgcttatttctttattattacgCTATACACTTCTTTAAACAATAAGGAAGGAGTACTTCGGCTTTGGGAAGCTTCTAAAGCTGTAAAAGGCCGAATGACTTGTGCCAATTACATGTGTATGTTGTCATCTTTGGTAAAGCTTGGTGAGATTGAGGATGCTCagaatatttttgaagaatggGAGTCTCAGTGTAGGACTTATGATGTCAGAGTCCCCAACATTCTTCTCGGTGCATACATGAGGAATGGACTAACGGAGAAAGCTGAGTTATTATATCTTCGCACATTGGAGAAAGGCGGAGTTCCAAATTATAAGACCTGGGAAATACTGATGGAAGGATGGGTTAGAAGTCGGAATATAGAGAAAGCTATCGATGCCATGCAAAGAGCTCTTGCCATGTCGAAAGACTGTGATTGGAGGCCATCACCTAGTATTGTAGTGACCATTGCGAACTACCTGCAGAAGAGTGAAAATTTTGAAGAGGCTGTACAATATCTTCGAGTTCTCAGAAAATTCAATCTTGCTAGCCTTCCAGTTTACAAATCATTGCTTAGGATGCAAACATGCAGTCACAAATCAGCTGAAAAACTTCTTGAGCTGATGCAAAAGGATGGAATCAATATGGATGATGAGACTCGTGGTCTGGTTCAGACATCAAG